From the Ascaphus truei isolate aAscTru1 chromosome 15, aAscTru1.hap1, whole genome shotgun sequence genome, one window contains:
- the LOC142466762 gene encoding uncharacterized protein LOC142466762 produces MEKMRTEQSCNIPINMTENASFNQSRQLIDNVTTSHSQKYILAAATGKNLGESGKSLTWLSDQNLQKRTNAGARLYECGKEFSKLSSQNIHKKSPTGERPNVCGECGKEFSRLSHLNTHKRTHTGERPHVCAECGKGFRDVSNLNTHMRTHTGERPHVCGECGKGFSHLSHLKTHKRTHTGERPHVCAECGKGFSDISNLNTHMRTHTGERPHVCGECEKGFSQLSILNKHKRTHTRERPYVCGECGKGFSQLSSLNTHKRTHTGERPHVCAECGKGFSDVSNLNKHTRTHTGERPHVCGECGKGFSHLSHLKTHMRTHTGERLHVCGECGKGFIKLSSLNIHMKSHTGERSHECGKRFSKLFSPNIHKKSHTVERPHVCGECGKGFSRLSHLNTHKRTHTGERPYVCVECGKGFSDVSNLNTHIRTHTGERPHVCGECGKGFSHLSHLKTHKRTHSGERPYVCGECGKGFSQLSSLDTHKRTHTGERPHVCAKCGKGFSDVSNLNTHMRRHTGERPHVCGECGKGFSHLSHLKTHKRTHRGETVCM; encoded by the coding sequence atggaaaagatgaggacagaacaatcttgcaacattccaataaatatgacagaaaatgcatctttcaaccagtcaaggcaattaatagACAATGTAACTACTTCTCattcccaaaaatatatattagcagctgccacaggaaaaaatcttggagaaagtgggaagagtcttacttggttatcagaccagaacctACAGAAGAGGACAAACGCAGGTGCCAGACTGTATGAATGTGGGAAGGAATTTAGTAAGTTATCCAGCCAGAACATACACAAGAAGAGTCCCACAGGTGAGAGACCgaatgtatgtggggaatgtgggaaggaatTTAGTCGGTTATCAcatctgaacacacacaagaggacacacacaggagagagaccgcatgtatgtgcggaatgtgggaagggatttagagatgtatccaacctgaacacacacatgaggacacacacaggggagagaccgcatgtatgtggggaatgtgggaaaggaTTTAGTCACTTATCCCACCTGaaaacacacaagaggacacacacaggagagagaccgcatgtatgtgcggaatgtgggaagggatttagtgatatATCCAACCTGAatacacacatgaggacacacacaggagagagaccacatgtatgtggggaatgtgagaagggatttagtcagttatccatcctgaacaaacacaagaggacacacacacgggagagaccgtatgtatgtggggaatgtgggaagggatttagtcagttatctagcctgaacacacacaagaggacacacacaggggagagaccacatgtatgtgcggaatgtgggaagggatttagtgatgtATCTAACCTGAACAaacacacgaggacacacacaggggagagaccgcatgtatgtggggaatgtgggaaaggaTTTAGTCACTTATCCCACCTGAaaacacacatgaggacacacacaggggagagactgcatgtatgtggggaatgtgggaagggatttattaagttatccagcctgaacatacACATGAAgagtcacacaggggagagatcGCATGAATGTGGGAAGCGATTTAGTAAGTTATTCAGCCCGAACATACACAAGAAAAGTCACACAGTTGAGaggccgcatgtatgtggggaatgtgggaagggatttagtcggttatcacatctgaacacacacaagaggacacacacaggggagagaccgtatgtatgtgtggaatgtgggaagggatttagtgatgtatccaacctgaacacacacataaggacacacacaggggagagaccgcatgtatgtggggaatgtgggaaaggaTTTAGTCACTTATCCCACCTGaaaacacacaagaggacacacagtggggagagaccgtatgtatgtggcgAATGTGGTAAGGggtttagtcagttatccagcctggacacacacaagaggacacacacaggagagagaccgcatgtatgtgcgaaatgtgggaagggatttagtgatgtatccaacctgaacacacacatgaggagacacacaggggagagaccgcatgtatgtggggaatgtgggaaaggaTTCAGTCACTTATCCCACCTGaaaacacacaagaggacacacaggggagagactgtATGTATGTAG